A single window of Lysobacter oculi DNA harbors:
- a CDS encoding LPS-assembly lipoprotein LptE, which translates to MKKLIIPVLALMLAGCGFHLRNALTLPDDLGPVRVVSPDPYSPLAESLAQALTRAGAAAPADPTATEGVATLEIMSERWGDLPISLDQLGRAQEFSLRYATVFVLRDGHGKDVVPQQVIELSRDYVAPATDSRGKASERELLAKELRRDMAAAILRRIDASSRLR; encoded by the coding sequence ATGAAGAAGCTGATCATTCCCGTCCTCGCCCTGATGCTCGCCGGTTGCGGCTTCCACCTGCGCAACGCGCTCACCCTGCCGGATGACCTGGGCCCAGTGCGCGTGGTCTCGCCGGACCCGTACAGCCCGCTGGCTGAATCGCTGGCGCAGGCGCTGACCCGCGCCGGCGCCGCCGCCCCGGCCGACCCGACCGCGACGGAAGGCGTGGCCACGCTGGAGATCATGTCGGAGCGTTGGGGCGATTTGCCGATCTCGCTGGACCAGCTGGGTCGCGCACAGGAATTCAGCCTGCGCTACGCGACCGTCTTCGTGCTGCGCGATGGCCACGGCAAGGATGTGGTGCCGCAGCAGGTGATCGAGCTCTCGCGTGACTACGTGGCCCCGGCCACCGATTCGCGCGGCAAGGCCAGCGAACGCGAACTGCTGGCCAAGGAACTGCGCCGCGACATGGCCGCCGCCATCCTGCGGCGCATCGACGCCTCTTCCCGCCTGCGCTGA
- the rsfS gene encoding ribosome silencing factor, producing MTNQAQVIKTTAPTPPPPVDVLLKTVRDAVENLKAQDAVELDVRGKSSVCDYMVVVSGTSTRHVKSIADEVVKFAKQLDYQPLGVEGEQEAEWVLVDLGDVVVHVMLPRVREFYALERLWTVGDEPPGFETGAEDTV from the coding sequence TTGACCAACCAGGCCCAAGTCATCAAGACCACCGCCCCGACCCCGCCGCCGCCGGTGGACGTGCTGCTGAAGACCGTGCGCGACGCGGTCGAGAACCTGAAAGCGCAGGACGCGGTGGAACTGGACGTGCGCGGCAAGAGCAGCGTCTGCGACTACATGGTGGTGGTTTCCGGCACCTCGACCCGGCATGTGAAATCCATCGCCGACGAGGTGGTGAAGTTCGCCAAGCAGCTTGATTACCAGCCGCTCGGCGTCGAAGGCGAACAGGAAGCCGAATGGGTGCTGGTCGACCTGGGCGATGTCGTGGTCCACGTCATGCTGCCGCGCGTGCGCGAGTTCTACGCGCTGGAACGCCTGTGGACCGTCGGCGACGAACCGCCGGGGTTCGAGACCGGCGCCGAAGACACGGTCTGA
- the rlmH gene encoding 23S rRNA (pseudouridine(1915)-N(3))-methyltransferase RlmH translates to MKARLIAVGERAPGWVAEGFSEYQKRLSHGLPLELVEVAPGIRGKGRDAARAMQDEGERVMAALPKGSWVVALDGRGKPWSSEQLATRLEHWRGQGRDLCFLIGGPEGHAPDVIARADETWSLGPLTLPHMLVRLVLAEQLYRAVSMLANHPYHRA, encoded by the coding sequence ATGAAAGCCCGGCTCATCGCGGTCGGCGAACGTGCGCCGGGATGGGTGGCGGAAGGTTTCAGCGAATACCAGAAGCGTCTTTCGCACGGCCTGCCGCTGGAACTGGTGGAAGTCGCGCCCGGCATCCGTGGCAAGGGCCGCGATGCCGCCCGCGCCATGCAGGACGAAGGCGAACGGGTGATGGCCGCGCTGCCGAAGGGCAGCTGGGTCGTCGCGCTGGACGGGCGCGGCAAACCGTGGAGTTCCGAGCAGCTGGCCACGCGCCTCGAACACTGGCGCGGGCAGGGGCGTGACCTCTGTTTCCTGATCGGCGGGCCGGAAGGCCACGCGCCCGACGTCATCGCGCGGGCCGACGAAACCTGGTCACTCGGGCCGCTCACGCTGCCGCACATGCTGGTGCGGCTGGTGCTGGCCGAGCAGCTCTACCGCGCGGTCTCGATGCTCGCCAACCATCCCTACCACCGCGCCTGA
- a CDS encoding SIMPL domain-containing protein: MLAIALATGTAMTAACAQTSTPVAPMVSSDGTLLSVSAEASSKRVPDVATISTGVVTRGADSNAAMRQNADQMAKVMAALKGAGIAERDIQTSGINLNPQYHYQQNEAPKITGYEARNTVSVKVRDLGKLGKIMDTLVAQGANELNGPSFEVDKPDEAYDEARRAALEKAQARAEMYAKTLGLKVRRIVSIDEGSGGFRPPVMYGGMRAMAADAKMETQVAPGESNLSVTLNIVFELGR; the protein is encoded by the coding sequence ATGCTGGCCATCGCGCTGGCCACCGGAACCGCCATGACCGCCGCCTGCGCCCAGACCTCCACCCCCGTCGCCCCGATGGTGTCCAGCGACGGCACCCTGCTCTCGGTCAGCGCCGAGGCCAGCAGCAAGCGCGTGCCCGACGTCGCCACCATCTCCACCGGCGTGGTCACGCGCGGCGCTGACAGCAATGCCGCGATGCGCCAGAACGCCGACCAGATGGCCAAGGTGATGGCGGCGCTCAAGGGCGCGGGCATCGCCGAGCGCGACATCCAGACCAGCGGCATCAACCTCAACCCGCAGTACCACTACCAGCAGAACGAGGCGCCGAAGATCACCGGCTACGAGGCGCGCAACACGGTGAGCGTCAAGGTCCGCGACCTGGGCAAGCTCGGCAAAATCATGGACACGCTGGTCGCGCAGGGCGCTAACGAGTTGAACGGCCCGAGTTTCGAGGTCGACAAGCCCGACGAGGCCTATGACGAAGCGCGCCGCGCCGCGCTGGAGAAGGCCCAGGCGCGCGCCGAGATGTACGCCAAGACCCTGGGCCTGAAGGTGCGCCGGATCGTCAGCATCGACGAAGGCAGCGGCGGCTTCCGCCCGCCGGTGATGTACGGCGGGATGCGCGCGATGGCCGCCGACGCGAAGATGGAAACGCAGGTCGCGCCGGGCGAAAGCAATCTCTCGGTCACCCTCAACATCGTCTTCGAACTGGGGCGCTGA
- a CDS encoding energy transducer TonB: MVKTLPIAHAHADDAARLDPARIGGLSSAIALHLIALGLLMMPAQVPMDMTPEESRTRYEPVIRTPPPPPPPPIEVDVVKKPSITPKPHPALTPPRETVRVPVAASSSTTSVTVDEAPVIVDHGESLPPLGNEGGVVDGGEPMAGVALQYLRNPAPAYPRDALRDGLEGTVLLRVLVDEAGRPVEVSIVTGSGHRLLDRAAREQVLRHWTFVPAQRNGRPVRAIGTVPVVFRIDR, encoded by the coding sequence ATGGTGAAGACGCTTCCAATCGCCCACGCGCACGCCGATGACGCGGCGCGCCTCGACCCCGCCCGCATCGGCGGCCTGAGCAGCGCCATCGCGCTGCACCTGATCGCGCTCGGCCTACTGATGATGCCGGCGCAGGTGCCGATGGACATGACGCCCGAGGAAAGCCGCACCCGCTACGAGCCGGTCATCCGCACGCCGCCTCCGCCGCCCCCGCCGCCGATCGAGGTGGACGTGGTGAAGAAGCCTTCGATCACACCGAAGCCGCATCCCGCCCTCACCCCGCCGCGCGAAACCGTGCGCGTGCCGGTTGCCGCGTCATCCAGCACGACATCGGTGACGGTGGACGAAGCGCCGGTCATCGTCGATCACGGCGAGAGCCTGCCGCCGCTCGGCAACGAAGGCGGCGTGGTCGATGGCGGCGAACCGATGGCCGGCGTCGCGCTGCAGTACCTGCGCAACCCGGCACCCGCCTATCCGCGCGATGCGCTGCGCGACGGGCTGGAGGGCACGGTGCTGCTGCGCGTGCTGGTGGACGAGGCCGGCCGCCCGGTCGAGGTGAGCATCGTGACCGGCAGCGGCCATCGCCTGCTGGACCGCGCCGCGCGGGAACAGGTGCTGCGGCATTGGACCTTCGTGCCGGCGCAGCGCAACGGCCGGCCGGTACGCGCCATCGGCACGGTGCCGGTGGTGTTCCGCATCGACCGTTGA
- the holA gene encoding DNA polymerase III subunit delta, which translates to MELTPERLTDQLPREPLRTVYLIAGQEPLRVLEAADAVRAQARVNGCDEREVFDADGRDFDWGEVAAAFGSFGLFSSQRLVEVRLPSGKPGKDGATVITDFCADPPAGVTLLIVAGDWSKAHAGKWSEAVARVGHVAVAWSVKPHELVDWVERRLRAKGVRADRDAVAQLAARVEGNLLAAAQEVDKLALLAEGRVLDAETMQSLVADAARFDVFRLTDAALNGQPAQVSRVLAGLRAEGEVVVALLGMVVRELQIAEKLAQVQAGGGNLNAEFKAQRIWDSKQALYLRALKRHGAPRWQRFLAMAGQVDRIAKGRASGDAWLALERLLVAVAEPRALALIAS; encoded by the coding sequence GTGGAACTCACGCCCGAGCGCCTCACCGACCAGCTGCCGCGGGAACCGCTGCGCACGGTCTATCTGATCGCCGGCCAGGAACCGTTGCGGGTGCTCGAAGCCGCTGACGCCGTCCGCGCGCAGGCCCGCGTCAACGGATGCGACGAGCGCGAGGTGTTCGATGCCGATGGCCGTGATTTCGACTGGGGCGAGGTCGCCGCCGCCTTCGGCAGCTTCGGGCTGTTCAGCAGCCAGCGGCTGGTCGAAGTGCGGCTGCCGTCCGGCAAGCCCGGCAAGGACGGTGCCACCGTCATCACCGATTTCTGCGCCGATCCGCCCGCAGGCGTGACCCTGCTGATCGTCGCCGGCGACTGGAGCAAGGCCCACGCCGGCAAGTGGAGCGAGGCCGTGGCCCGCGTCGGGCATGTCGCCGTCGCCTGGTCGGTCAAACCGCACGAACTGGTCGACTGGGTGGAGCGCCGCCTGCGCGCGAAAGGCGTGCGGGCCGACCGCGATGCCGTCGCCCAGCTGGCCGCGCGTGTCGAAGGCAACCTGCTGGCCGCCGCGCAGGAAGTGGACAAGCTCGCCCTGCTGGCCGAGGGCCGGGTGCTGGATGCCGAAACCATGCAGTCGCTGGTCGCCGACGCCGCCCGCTTCGATGTCTTCCGCCTCACCGATGCCGCCCTGAACGGCCAGCCGGCGCAGGTCTCGCGCGTGCTGGCCGGCCTGCGCGCGGAGGGCGAGGTGGTCGTGGCCCTGCTCGGCATGGTGGTGCGCGAGCTGCAGATCGCCGAAAAACTGGCGCAGGTGCAGGCCGGCGGCGGCAACCTCAACGCCGAATTCAAGGCGCAGCGCATCTGGGATTCCAAGCAGGCGCTCTACCTGCGCGCACTCAAGCGCCACGGCGCGCCACGCTGGCAGCGCTTCCTGGCGATGGCCGGGCAGGTCGACCGCATCGCCAAGGGCCGCGCGTCCGGCGACGCCTGGCTGGCGCTGGAACGCCTGCTGGTCGCGGTGGCCGAGCCGCGCGCACTGGCGCTCATCGCGTCCTGA
- the nadD gene encoding nicotinate-nucleotide adenylyltransferase has product MEPLRIQYGGTFDPVHAGHLAVARCARDRLQADVWLMPAADPPHKGPTEADAEQRRAMLQLAVADQSGLHVDDRELRRAGPSYTIDTLVQLREALGDAAPLAILVGADSFLGLPTWRCWRELTNFAHIVIAERPGSVIDPQTLPDELRDFAAPRWRSQAAALHEHPAGRLLRLKLPLRPESSSELRRRIAQGQPWRDWVAPGVAAYIEGHRLYGAR; this is encoded by the coding sequence GTGGAGCCGCTGCGCATCCAGTACGGCGGCACCTTCGATCCGGTCCACGCGGGCCATCTCGCGGTGGCGCGCTGCGCCCGCGACCGGCTGCAGGCCGATGTCTGGTTGATGCCGGCCGCCGACCCGCCGCACAAAGGTCCGACCGAGGCCGATGCCGAGCAGCGCCGCGCCATGCTCCAGCTCGCCGTGGCCGACCAGTCCGGCCTGCATGTCGATGACCGCGAACTGCGCCGCGCCGGGCCTTCGTACACTATCGACACGCTCGTGCAGCTGCGCGAAGCACTGGGCGATGCGGCACCGCTCGCCATCCTCGTCGGTGCCGACAGCTTCCTCGGACTGCCGACGTGGCGGTGCTGGCGCGAACTCACCAACTTCGCGCACATCGTCATCGCCGAGCGGCCGGGCAGCGTCATCGACCCACAGACCCTGCCGGACGAGCTCCGTGATTTCGCCGCCCCGCGCTGGCGCAGCCAGGCCGCCGCGCTGCATGAGCATCCGGCGGGCCGGCTGCTGCGGCTGAAACTGCCGCTGCGCCCCGAATCCTCCAGCGAGCTGCGGCGGCGCATCGCCCAAGGCCAGCCGTGGCGGGACTGGGTGGCGCCGGGCGTCGCCGCTTACATCGAAGGCCACCGGCTGTACGGCGCGCGCTGA